A section of the Streptococcus oriscaviae genome encodes:
- a CDS encoding 3-deoxy-7-phosphoheptulonate synthase has product MFTAISEKIDINQVREHSKLSPETLAKKQKRDRELEAIIKGEDDRLLLVIGPCSSDNEEAVLDYAHRLAKLQEEVKDKIFMVMRVYTAKPRTNGDGYKGLMHQPDTDAAPSLINGIKAVRNLHYRVISETGLTTADEMLYPENLSLVDDLVSYIAVGARSVENQQHRFVASGIDVPTGLKNPTSGNLKVMFNGIFAAQKKQSFLFNNAEVETSGNPLAHVILRGASTENGKYLPNYYYDNLLETIDLYQQFGLENPFIIIDTNHDNSGKNYLEQIRIVRQTLINRDWNQSIRNVVRGFMIESYIEDGRQDNSEVYGKSITDPCLGWEKTEELIREIYNR; this is encoded by the coding sequence GTGTTTACAGCAATCAGTGAAAAAATTGATATCAATCAGGTTCGGGAGCATTCCAAACTATCTCCTGAAACCTTGGCCAAAAAGCAAAAGCGTGACCGCGAATTGGAAGCCATTATCAAGGGAGAAGATGACCGTCTGCTTCTGGTCATCGGCCCTTGCTCCTCTGATAATGAGGAAGCAGTTCTAGACTATGCCCATCGCTTGGCCAAACTCCAAGAGGAAGTCAAGGACAAAATTTTCATGGTCATGCGTGTCTACACAGCCAAGCCAAGGACCAATGGGGATGGCTATAAGGGCCTCATGCACCAGCCAGATACAGATGCAGCGCCTAGTCTCATCAATGGTATCAAGGCTGTCCGCAACCTCCACTACCGAGTTATCAGCGAAACAGGTCTGACCACTGCCGATGAGATGCTTTATCCAGAGAACCTCTCCTTGGTTGACGATTTGGTATCCTATATCGCAGTGGGGGCAAGGTCCGTCGAGAACCAGCAGCACCGCTTCGTTGCCTCTGGCATCGATGTGCCGACTGGATTGAAAAACCCAACTTCTGGTAACCTCAAGGTCATGTTCAACGGTATTTTCGCCGCCCAGAAAAAGCAATCCTTCCTCTTCAACAATGCTGAAGTGGAAACTTCTGGTAATCCATTGGCCCATGTCATTCTGCGTGGAGCCAGCACTGAAAATGGCAAATACCTGCCCAACTACTACTACGACAATCTTCTGGAAACCATTGATTTGTACCAACAATTTGGGTTGGAGAATCCATTTATTATCATCGATACCAACCATGATAACTCTGGGAAAAATTATTTGGAACAAATCCGCATCGTCCGCCAAACCCTCATCAACCGTGATTGGAACCAATCCATCCGCAACGTTGTCCGTGGTTTCATGATTGAATCCTACATTGAGGATGGCCGCCAGGACAACAGCGAAGTCTATGGAAAATCCATCACAGACCCATGCCTGGGTTGGGAAAAAACTGAAGAACTAATTCGAGAAATTTACAATAGATAG
- the aroA gene encoding 3-phosphoshikimate 1-carboxyvinyltransferase, producing MKLLTQSTGLQGRLRVPGDKSISHRSIMFGSLAKGRTIVRDILRGEDVLSTMQVFRDLGVSIEDDGQVITIHGVGFDGLKAPQNKLDMGNSGTSIRLISGVLAGQDFEVEMFGDDSLSKRPMDRVTIPLSQMGVTVSGVTDRHLPPLKLRGSKELKPIHYQLPVASAQVKSALIFAALQARGESVIIEKEKTRNHTEDMIVQFGGQIDVKGKEIRISGGQELVGQEVVVPGDISSAAFWLVAGLIVPNSKIVLENVGINETRTGILDVIQAMGGKITLSQVDEVAKSATITVETSDLQGTEIAGEIIPRLIDELPIIALLATQANGTTVIRDAEELKVKETDRIQVVADALNSMGATITPTDDGMIIIGKTPLHGATINTFGDHRIGMMTAIAALLVQDGEVELERAEAINTSYPSFFADLKGLQDD from the coding sequence ATGAAATTATTGACGCAATCGACTGGTCTTCAGGGTCGCTTGAGAGTGCCGGGAGATAAGTCCATCAGTCATCGATCGATTATGTTTGGCAGTCTGGCCAAGGGAAGAACAATTGTCCGTGATATTCTCCGTGGCGAGGATGTCTTATCCACCATGCAGGTTTTTAGGGACCTGGGGGTATCCATTGAAGATGACGGTCAGGTCATTACCATCCATGGGGTTGGCTTTGATGGCCTCAAGGCTCCTCAAAACAAGTTAGACATGGGGAACTCAGGGACTTCAATCCGCCTGATTTCAGGCGTTTTGGCTGGTCAGGACTTTGAAGTGGAGATGTTTGGCGATGATAGTTTATCCAAACGTCCCATGGATCGGGTCACTATTCCTTTGAGCCAGATGGGGGTCACCGTGTCTGGTGTGACGGACCGTCATTTGCCACCGTTGAAACTAAGGGGCAGCAAGGAACTCAAACCGATTCATTATCAGCTTCCGGTTGCCTCTGCCCAGGTCAAATCAGCCCTTATTTTTGCAGCCCTTCAGGCTCGGGGAGAGTCGGTCATCATCGAGAAGGAAAAGACCCGCAATCATACAGAAGACATGATTGTCCAGTTCGGTGGTCAGATTGATGTCAAGGGCAAGGAAATCCGCATCTCAGGCGGACAAGAATTGGTTGGTCAGGAAGTCGTGGTTCCAGGTGATATTTCCAGTGCAGCCTTTTGGCTGGTGGCTGGTTTGATCGTGCCAAATTCCAAGATCGTCTTGGAAAATGTGGGCATCAATGAAACCAGGACTGGTATCTTGGATGTCATCCAGGCCATGGGTGGAAAAATAACCCTGTCTCAAGTGGATGAGGTGGCCAAGTCAGCGACCATCACGGTGGAAACCTCTGACTTGCAGGGGACTGAGATTGCTGGAGAAATTATTCCGCGCCTTATCGATGAGCTGCCAATTATCGCTCTCCTAGCAACCCAAGCCAATGGCACCACCGTCATTCGAGATGCGGAGGAGCTCAAGGTCAAGGAAACAGACCGCATCCAGGTGGTGGCCGATGCCCTCAACAGCATGGGAGCCACTATTACCCCAACGGATGACGGGATGATTATTATCGGTAAAACGCCGCTTCACGGCGCTACAATCAACACATTTGGTGATCACCGTATCGGGATGATGACCGCCATCGCAGCCCTTTTGGTGCAAGATGGAGAGGTCGAGTTAGAACGGGCAGAAGCCATTAACACAAGCTATCCAAGCTTCTTTGCAGATTTGAAAGGACTACAAGATGACTAA
- a CDS encoding shikimate kinase yields the protein MTKILLGFMGAGKTTVAGHLDGDFYDMDTIIEEKIGMSISDYFAKFGEPAFRKLESETLEELFALEGDNIISTGGGVVISEKNRELLRKNRKNNVLLAASFEVLYDRILNDEAFQRPLFLNNSKEDFHGIYERRMELYEGLSDLIINTDNRTPEEIARIIKCM from the coding sequence ATGACTAAAATTTTACTCGGCTTTATGGGTGCAGGCAAAACAACTGTTGCAGGACATTTGGACGGAGATTTCTACGATATGGATACCATTATCGAAGAAAAAATCGGCATGTCTATTTCCGACTACTTTGCAAAATTTGGTGAACCAGCCTTTCGTAAGTTAGAATCAGAAACCTTGGAAGAACTCTTTGCTCTTGAAGGGGACAATATCATCTCAACAGGTGGTGGGGTCGTCATCTCTGAGAAAAACAGAGAATTGTTGCGCAAAAACCGTAAAAACAATGTTCTTTTGGCAGCTTCTTTTGAGGTATTGTATGATCGCATCCTAAATGATGAAGCTTTCCAGCGTCCACTTTTCTTGAACAACTCAAAGGAAGATTTCCATGGCATTTACGAGCGTCGGATGGAACTTTATGAAGGATTGTCTGATTTGATTATCAACACAGACAATCGCACACCAGAGGAGATTGCAAGGATAATCAAATGTATGTAG
- the pheA gene encoding prephenate dehydratase, with protein MYVAFLGPRGSFTHHVAQQAFPEAELLAFANITEVIKAYESGRVAYSVVPVENSIEGSVHETLDYLFHQAEIHAVAEIIQPIAQQLMATSQAKEIEVIYSHPQAIAQGKQYIREHYPHARFEMTASTAFAARFVAEHPEQPYAAIAPHAAAEEYGLEVIAQDIQEIDENYTRFWILGKAEPTLALGSTERKCSLALTLPDNLPGALYKAMSVFAWRGIDLTKIESRPLKTALGEYFFIIDVDNQAPELLEFALKELTSLGISYKILGDYLVFQAR; from the coding sequence ATGTATGTAGCATTTTTGGGGCCGAGAGGCTCCTTTACTCATCATGTGGCCCAACAGGCCTTTCCTGAGGCCGAACTGCTGGCTTTTGCCAACATCACAGAGGTCATTAAGGCCTATGAGTCGGGGCGAGTGGCCTATTCGGTCGTTCCCGTTGAAAATTCGATTGAAGGGTCTGTCCACGAAACGCTGGACTACCTTTTTCATCAAGCAGAGATTCATGCGGTGGCAGAAATCATCCAACCCATTGCCCAGCAGCTGATGGCGACCAGTCAAGCTAAGGAGATCGAGGTCATCTATTCCCATCCTCAGGCTATTGCTCAAGGCAAACAATACATCCGGGAGCACTACCCACATGCCCGCTTTGAAATGACGGCTAGTACCGCTTTTGCAGCTCGGTTTGTGGCTGAGCACCCAGAGCAGCCTTATGCAGCCATTGCCCCACATGCAGCTGCTGAAGAATATGGTTTGGAGGTGATTGCTCAGGACATCCAGGAAATTGATGAGAACTATACTCGTTTCTGGATTTTGGGAAAGGCAGAGCCTACTTTGGCGTTAGGTTCCACGGAGCGGAAGTGTTCGTTGGCCCTGACCCTTCCTGATAACTTGCCGGGGGCTCTATATAAGGCCATGTCTGTATTTGCCTGGCGCGGGATTGACTTGACAAAAATTGAAAGTCGCCCGCTGAAAACAGCTTTGGGTGAGTATTTCTTTATTATTGATGTAGATAATCAGGCTCCTGAATTATTGGAATTTGCCTTAAAAGAATTGACAAGCTTGGGAATTTCTTATAAAATTCTAGGGGACTATCTAGTTTTTCAAGCTAGATAA
- a CDS encoding LCP family protein, which yields MARNNGNLNHHEELRLDYLQKNIHYLNEKERKELIYLEYKRDLYSGMTPKRRSQPAPVRRPEPVYTPYEEESMDYGNQYEPGYRDSYSYEDDFDLPEYPREKRERRPKRPRKEKVPRPRKPLRWKLKRFFQLVLVLILAVLAGMGFMFVKGMNSVEQKAVPEVFNGQDSRDGVNILILGTDGRLGQTSDMTRTDSIMVLNVNNSSKTVKLVSFMRDILVDIDGYDYKLNLAYTLGEQNASQGAESVRQVLKSNFDIDIKYYAMIDFSTFATTIDTLFPEGVTINAQFSTVDGVPVSSVEVPDDLNIQPDGTVPNQTIEVGLQQMDGRTLLNYARFRKDDEGDYGRTRRQQEVLSAVMTQMKDPTKLFTGSEALGKVYAMTPTTVPLSFAFTNGPFAALDAAKGIERTTIPENGDWYDDYDVYDGLGLRIDFYKYQQRLAELGIR from the coding sequence ATGGCTAGAAACAACGGAAACCTCAATCATCATGAGGAATTACGATTAGACTATTTACAAAAAAATATTCATTATCTAAACGAAAAAGAACGCAAAGAGCTCATCTATCTTGAGTACAAAAGAGATCTCTACTCCGGTATGACTCCAAAGCGTAGAAGTCAGCCTGCTCCAGTTCGCAGACCAGAACCAGTCTATACTCCCTATGAAGAGGAGTCGATGGATTATGGAAACCAATACGAACCAGGTTATAGAGATTCCTATTCCTATGAGGATGATTTTGACCTCCCTGAATATCCACGGGAAAAGCGGGAGAGACGTCCTAAACGTCCTCGTAAGGAAAAGGTGCCTCGCCCTCGTAAACCGCTGAGATGGAAACTGAAACGCTTCTTTCAGCTGGTGCTTGTCCTCATTCTTGCAGTGCTTGCAGGGATGGGCTTTATGTTTGTCAAAGGAATGAACAGTGTAGAGCAAAAGGCGGTACCTGAGGTGTTTAACGGTCAGGACAGTCGAGATGGCGTCAATATCCTAATCTTGGGAACAGATGGTCGCTTGGGACAGACATCTGATATGACCCGGACAGATTCAATCATGGTTCTGAATGTCAACAACAGCAGCAAGACCGTCAAACTGGTCAGCTTTATGCGGGATATTCTGGTAGATATTGACGGTTACGATTACAAGCTCAATCTTGCCTATACCCTTGGGGAGCAAAATGCGAGTCAGGGTGCAGAAAGCGTCCGTCAGGTACTCAAATCAAATTTTGATATTGACATCAAGTACTATGCGATGATTGACTTTTCAACCTTTGCAACGACCATTGATACCCTCTTCCCAGAAGGGGTAACCATCAATGCCCAGTTCTCAACAGTAGACGGTGTTCCCGTTTCTTCGGTAGAGGTTCCAGATGATTTGAATATTCAACCTGACGGCACTGTTCCAAATCAAACTATCGAAGTCGGATTGCAGCAGATGGATGGCCGCACTCTTTTGAACTATGCTCGTTTTCGTAAGGATGATGAGGGAGATTATGGCCGAACCAGACGTCAGCAGGAAGTGTTGTCAGCTGTTATGACTCAGATGAAGGACCCAACCAAGCTCTTTACGGGGTCTGAGGCTCTTGGTAAGGTCTACGCTATGACTCCGACCACAGTTCCTCTCTCATTTGCCTTTACCAATGGCCCTTTTGCAGCGCTTGATGCAGCCAAGGGGATTGAAAGAACTACGATTCCTGAGAATGGGGACTGGTATGATGACTATGATGTATACGATGGTCTGGGCTTGCGGATTGACTTTTACAAGTATCAGCAGCGCTTGGCTGAGCTAGGAATCCGATAA
- the rlmD gene encoding 23S rRNA (uracil(1939)-C(5))-methyltransferase RlmD, translated as MIRKNDVVEVEIVDLTHEGQGVAKLDGFVFFVDNALPGEKIAMRVLKVKKTVGFGKVERYLTLSPERNQDIELTYLRTGIADLGHMTYPAQLAFKKKQVVNSLRKIAGLTDLPVADTLGMNDPIRYRNKAAVPVRRVNGLLDTGFFRKNSHDVIPIEDFYIQHPEIDQLIAYTRDQLRRLDLKPYDEKEQTGLIRSLVVRRGHYSGQLMLILVTTRPKIFRVDSLVERLTAAFPNLVSILQNINDQQTNAILGKEFCLIYGQETIVDTMLGNEFEISAPSFYQVNTEMAEKLYQTAIDFSEVGPDDVVIDAYSGIGTIGLSFAKQVKHVYGVEVIPEAVADSLKNAERNGISNVTYLCDSAENAMAKWAKEGVQPTVIVVDPPRKGLTESFVKASASVQPEKITYISCNVATMARDIKLYQELGYKLTKVQPVDLFPQTHHVEAVSLLVRVDLSAK; from the coding sequence ATGATTAGGAAAAACGATGTTGTAGAAGTTGAAATTGTTGATTTGACCCATGAAGGACAAGGAGTTGCTAAGCTAGATGGATTTGTCTTTTTTGTGGACAATGCCCTACCGGGTGAGAAAATTGCCATGCGGGTGCTCAAGGTCAAAAAAACGGTTGGTTTTGGAAAGGTAGAACGCTATCTGACCCTCTCTCCGGAGCGTAATCAGGATATTGAACTGACGTATTTGCGTACAGGAATTGCTGATTTGGGCCACATGACCTATCCAGCCCAACTGGCTTTCAAGAAGAAACAGGTCGTCAATAGTCTGCGAAAGATAGCGGGTCTGACAGACCTTCCTGTGGCTGATACTCTGGGTATGAATGACCCAATCCGCTATCGCAATAAGGCAGCCGTTCCTGTTCGTCGGGTCAATGGACTCTTAGACACAGGTTTTTTCCGCAAAAATTCTCACGATGTGATTCCGATTGAAGATTTTTACATCCAGCACCCAGAGATTGATCAGCTGATTGCTTATACGCGTGATCAGTTGAGGCGACTTGACCTCAAACCCTACGATGAAAAGGAGCAAACAGGGCTCATCCGAAGTCTGGTGGTGCGTAGAGGGCACTACTCTGGTCAACTGATGCTCATTTTGGTCACGACTCGTCCGAAAATCTTCCGTGTAGACAGTTTAGTAGAGCGCTTGACTGCGGCCTTTCCCAATCTGGTTTCTATCCTTCAAAATATCAACGACCAACAAACCAACGCCATTTTAGGGAAGGAATTCTGTCTGATCTATGGTCAAGAAACCATTGTAGATACCATGCTGGGAAATGAGTTTGAGATTTCGGCTCCCTCCTTTTATCAGGTTAATACGGAGATGGCGGAAAAACTGTATCAGACGGCTATTGACTTTTCTGAGGTCGGGCCTGATGATGTCGTGATTGATGCCTATTCTGGCATTGGAACGATTGGTCTGTCCTTCGCCAAACAGGTCAAACACGTTTATGGAGTTGAGGTTATTCCAGAAGCGGTTGCCGATTCTTTGAAAAATGCAGAGCGAAATGGTATTTCAAACGTGACCTACCTTTGCGACAGTGCGGAAAATGCCATGGCCAAATGGGCTAAAGAAGGAGTTCAACCGACCGTGATTGTTGTTGATCCACCTCGCAAAGGCTTAACAGAATCCTTTGTCAAGGCTAGCGCCTCTGTTCAGCCTGAAAAGATTACTTACATCTCTTGCAATGTAGCTACCATGGCGCGTGATATTAAACTCTATCAAGAACTTGGCTACAAACTGACCAAGGTTCAGCCTGTGGACTTATTTCCGCAGACGCATCATGTGGAGGCAGTATCACTGCTTGTACGAGTTGATTTATCAGCAAAGTAG
- a CDS encoding helix-turn-helix domain-containing protein encodes MGSFGANLRNIRNCWGETLVDLASILDTNVSTISQWENGKRTPNNDILKLLSLHYQVTIDDLLYGDFSEFPSMVDYFVNLKDGGDALIKEYMRLFPLFATESEKEDARFLKALEIQKKVRKGDENTIESSEFELFFDIFTDLFEKGGYPSAGANILSFLFLIAAGKLAFPFMDELEDFLKTDVGKNTRKKAKFLISNNILNSVMTDISFNEEIPDVKEFDETVLYIIENLKKDTHFYKVADYYFALRYVYGIVNNGLSQILNQQLGIYLLLDLTNINNPFAKRYFNFIKKVYKS; translated from the coding sequence ATGGGTTCGTTTGGCGCTAACTTACGGAATATACGTAATTGCTGGGGGGAGACCCTAGTTGATTTGGCTAGTATTTTAGATACTAACGTAAGTACTATTTCTCAGTGGGAGAACGGTAAGAGAACTCCTAATAATGATATTCTAAAATTACTTTCATTACATTATCAGGTTACGATAGATGACCTACTCTATGGTGATTTTTCAGAGTTTCCATCAATGGTTGACTATTTTGTGAACTTAAAAGATGGAGGAGATGCTTTGATTAAGGAATACATGAGATTGTTCCCTTTATTTGCAACGGAGTCCGAAAAAGAGGACGCAAGATTTTTAAAAGCACTTGAGATTCAAAAAAAGGTCAGAAAAGGTGATGAAAATACGATTGAATCATCAGAGTTTGAGTTGTTTTTTGATATATTCACAGATTTATTTGAAAAGGGAGGGTATCCATCAGCTGGAGCAAATATTCTTAGCTTCTTATTTTTAATTGCTGCTGGGAAATTAGCATTTCCTTTTATGGATGAATTAGAGGATTTTTTGAAGACAGATGTTGGAAAAAATACTCGAAAAAAAGCGAAATTTTTAATTTCTAATAATATTCTAAATAGTGTTATGACCGATATTTCTTTTAATGAAGAGATACCTGACGTTAAAGAGTTTGATGAAACTGTCCTTTATATAATAGAAAATCTAAAAAAAGATACCCACTTTTACAAAGTTGCAGATTATTATTTTGCACTCCGGTACGTCTATGGTATTGTTAATAACGGATTGTCTCAAATTTTGAATCAGCAACTTGGAATTTATCTTTTATTAGATCTTACCAATATTAACAACCCATTTGCTAAAAGATATTTCAACTTTATAAAAAAAGTTTATAAAAGTTGA
- a CDS encoding GNAT family N-acetyltransferase translates to MKIRNLRKDELKVLEKFTYLALYVPEGEEKFPYGIVFQPEISKYYKDIDLDREVVLVAVEDDEIIGAIWERLLDADKRGYGYYKSSFSELMISIDFNHRQKGIGNQLMIGFFDRLSEIGREGVSLSVSYGNNAIHLYEKFGFEVVKCRDDDILMIKILKSK, encoded by the coding sequence TTGAAGATTAGAAACTTAAGGAAAGATGAATTAAAAGTTTTAGAGAAATTTACTTATTTGGCTTTATACGTTCCAGAAGGAGAGGAAAAATTTCCATATGGAATAGTTTTTCAACCTGAGATATCTAAGTATTATAAAGATATTGATTTAGATCGAGAAGTAGTATTAGTTGCTGTTGAAGATGATGAAATTATAGGTGCAATTTGGGAGAGATTGCTTGATGCAGATAAAAGAGGTTACGGATATTATAAAAGCTCCTTTTCGGAGTTAATGATTTCCATTGATTTTAACCATAGACAAAAAGGGATTGGTAATCAACTAATGATAGGTTTCTTTGATAGATTATCGGAAATTGGTAGAGAAGGAGTTTCTCTAAGTGTTAGCTATGGAAATAATGCGATCCATCTTTATGAAAAATTTGGTTTTGAAGTTGTGAAATGTAGGGACGATGATATTTTGATGATTAAGATTTTAAAGTCAAAATAA
- a CDS encoding DUF5960 family protein has translation MNIPLTFLTDDILKTMATSPKNYFVLNKEKARDNSDHFFIFEVNTIDENPLSYRYSYMKTTTYLVQK, from the coding sequence ATGAATATTCCATTGACCTTCCTGACCGATGATATTCTCAAAACAATGGCGACTTCACCTAAGAATTACTTTGTCCTCAATAAGGAAAAGGCAAGAGATAACAGTGATCACTTCTTCATTTTTGAGGTAAATACCATAGATGAAAATCCGCTAAGCTACCGCTATTCGTATATGAAAACTACAACGTATTTAGTACAAAAATAG
- the mnmE gene encoding tRNA uridine-5-carboxymethylaminomethyl(34) synthesis GTPase MnmE: MITKEFDTITAISTPLGEGAIGIIRLSGTEAFSIASKVFKGKNLATVPSHSLNYGHIVDPATGQVLDEVMIGAMRSPRTFTREDIIEINTHGGIAVTNEILQLLLRQGARMAEPGEFTKRAFLNGRVDLTQAEAVMDIIRAKTDKAMHNAVKQLDGSLSQLINDTRQEILTTLAQIEVNIDYPEYDDVEEATTELVREKTEQFQQLLENLLRTARRGKILREGIATAIIGRPNVGKSSLLNNLLREDKAIVTDIAGTTRDIIEEYVNIKGVPLKLIDTAGIRDTDDIVEKIGVERSKKALEEADLVLLVLNAAEPLTEQDKALLTISESTNRIVLLNKTDLEEKIESDQLPDDLIRISVLENQNIEQIEEKINQLFFENAGLTEQDATYLSNARHISLIEQAVKSLQAVNEGLAMGMPVDLLQVDLTRCWQILGEITGDAALDELITQLFSQFCLGK, encoded by the coding sequence ATGATTACCAAAGAATTTGACACTATTACTGCTATTTCTACTCCGTTGGGAGAGGGAGCCATAGGAATTATCCGCCTGTCGGGAACGGAGGCTTTCTCCATTGCCAGCAAGGTTTTTAAGGGGAAGAATTTGGCAACAGTGCCCAGTCACAGCCTTAACTACGGTCATATTGTAGATCCTGCTACCGGACAAGTTTTGGATGAAGTGATGATAGGAGCGATGCGGTCACCACGAACCTTTACTCGCGAAGACATTATCGAGATAAATACGCATGGCGGGATTGCTGTAACCAATGAAATCCTGCAACTGCTGCTTCGCCAAGGAGCCCGCATGGCAGAACCTGGAGAATTTACCAAACGTGCCTTTCTAAACGGCCGAGTGGACTTGACCCAAGCTGAGGCCGTCATGGATATTATCCGCGCAAAAACTGATAAGGCCATGCACAATGCTGTGAAACAGCTAGATGGTTCCCTCTCTCAACTCATCAACGATACTCGCCAAGAGATTCTGACAACCCTTGCCCAAATCGAAGTCAACATTGACTATCCAGAGTATGATGACGTTGAAGAGGCGACTACTGAGCTGGTGCGTGAGAAAACCGAGCAGTTCCAGCAACTATTGGAGAACCTCCTACGAACTGCTCGCCGCGGTAAAATTCTACGCGAGGGGATTGCAACAGCTATTATCGGTCGACCTAATGTTGGAAAATCCAGCCTACTCAATAACCTACTCCGCGAAGATAAGGCCATTGTGACCGATATTGCAGGAACCACCCGAGACATCATTGAAGAATATGTCAATATCAAAGGCGTCCCCCTCAAGCTCATTGACACTGCTGGTATTCGAGATACAGATGACATCGTTGAAAAAATTGGTGTCGAACGTTCCAAGAAAGCCCTTGAGGAGGCCGACCTGGTTCTCCTAGTCCTCAACGCAGCCGAGCCACTAACAGAACAAGATAAGGCTCTGCTCACCATTTCAGAAAGTACAAACCGAATTGTCCTTCTGAACAAGACAGACTTAGAAGAAAAAATTGAGTCTGACCAACTACCTGACGATCTTATTCGTATCTCCGTTTTGGAAAACCAAAACATTGAGCAAATAGAAGAAAAAATTAACCAGCTCTTCTTTGAGAATGCTGGATTGACTGAACAAGATGCCACCTATCTTTCCAACGCCCGCCACATCTCGCTAATAGAGCAAGCAGTTAAAAGCCTACAAGCTGTCAATGAAGGGCTAGCGATGGGAATGCCTGTTGACCTACTGCAAGTCGATCTGACCCGTTGTTGGCAAATTCTGGGAGAAATCACCGGAGATGCCGCTCTTGACGAACTCATTACCCAACTCTTTAGCCAATTTTGCCTCGGGAAATAG
- the cas1 gene encoding type II CRISPR-associated endonuclease Cas1, protein MTWRIVHIHQSEKMRLKLDNLLISKQGEEFVIPLSDISIIVAEGGDTVVTLRLLSVISKYNIALIVCDNQHLPTGIFHAQNGHFRAYKKLLGQLAWSQEQKDKLWQIITYFKINNQQDVLAVLEKELKAIQLLSDYKNAVEPGDKTNREGHAEKVYFNELFGKQFSRVTQEEADIVNAGLNYGYTIFRAQLARIVSGYGLNPLLGIFHKNEYNQFNLVDDLMEPFRQIVDIWVYRHLKDGEYLRYTDRLALTNLLNAKIRYGKEICTVTGAMDKFVKGFIKCMEDKETNQFFCPMVSSLEVENI, encoded by the coding sequence ATGACTTGGAGAATTGTTCATATTCATCAAAGTGAAAAAATGCGTTTAAAATTGGACAATCTGTTAATTAGCAAACAAGGAGAAGAGTTTGTTATTCCATTGAGCGATATTTCTATCATTGTTGCAGAAGGTGGTGACACAGTTGTGACATTACGTTTATTAAGCGTCATAAGCAAATATAATATTGCCTTGATTGTCTGTGATAACCAACATCTACCGACTGGGATATTTCATGCCCAAAACGGACATTTTAGGGCTTATAAGAAATTACTTGGTCAGCTTGCATGGTCGCAAGAACAAAAAGATAAATTGTGGCAAATCATTACCTATTTTAAAATAAATAATCAACAAGATGTCTTAGCGGTGTTAGAGAAGGAATTGAAAGCCATCCAGCTTTTGTCTGATTATAAAAATGCCGTTGAACCTGGAGATAAAACAAATCGAGAAGGTCATGCGGAAAAAGTGTATTTTAATGAATTATTTGGAAAGCAGTTTTCTCGCGTTACACAAGAAGAAGCAGACATTGTTAATGCTGGATTAAACTATGGCTACACTATTTTTAGAGCTCAATTAGCTCGCATTGTTTCAGGATATGGTCTGAATCCCCTGCTAGGTATTTTCCATAAAAACGAATATAATCAATTTAATCTTGTAGACGATTTAATGGAGCCGTTTCGACAGATTGTTGATATATGGGTTTATCGACATTTGAAAGATGGAGAATACTTGCGTTATACGGATCGATTGGCTCTAACCAATCTATTAAATGCAAAAATCCGTTATGGGAAGGAGATTTGTACAGTGACGGGAGCTATGGATAAATTTGTGAAAGGATTTATTAAATGCATGGAAGATAAGGAAACCAATCAATTCTTTTGTCCGATGGTTTCTAGTTTAGAGGTGGAAAATATATGA
- the cas2 gene encoding CRISPR-associated endonuclease Cas2 — MRYDAMRLLCFFDLPMETNQEKRTYRNFRKELIANGFEMLQFSVYYRTCPNRSFANKFYKKLQKSQLPAGNVRLLAVTEKQFSEMVLIVGGKTRQEEVISDNKLVII; from the coding sequence ATGAGGTATGATGCAATGCGGCTACTTTGTTTTTTTGATTTGCCAATGGAAACCAACCAAGAAAAACGAACCTATCGCAACTTTCGTAAAGAACTGATTGCCAACGGATTCGAGATGTTACAATTTTCAGTCTATTATCGAACATGTCCAAATCGAAGTTTTGCTAATAAATTCTATAAGAAGTTGCAGAAAAGTCAGTTACCAGCAGGCAATGTTCGATTATTAGCTGTAACGGAGAAGCAATTTTCAGAAATGGTCTTAATTGTTGGTGGGAAGACCAGACAAGAAGAAGTTATTAGCGATAATAAGTTGGTGATTATATGA